A single window of Salvia splendens isolate huo1 chromosome 8, SspV2, whole genome shotgun sequence DNA harbors:
- the LOC121744729 gene encoding rhomboid-like protein 14, mitochondrial, whose protein sequence is MDRGGRRGGGMVGLLLLQALSEYGRLDRKPPFTAGLIAANTLLYLRPKFLDPILPTLNQVWFNPHLIVKNKDLKRLILSALYHTGEPHLVYNMLSLLWKGIQLESAMGSVEFATMIAALLGMSQGITLLLAKFLLLFDYERAYYNEYAVGFSGVLFAMKVVLYSQSDSYTYVHGLMVPARYAAWAELALIQMLVPGVSFLGHLGGILAGISYLYLRSARSGVNPCVKIMRGVTHLLCWPLRFLNGICLRPSSGRVFGRGTLQGGETPGVWSCEACTYENPSLSSVCEMCGAESNGDGFTPTSSSTSRSESISLEELRQRRVQRFG, encoded by the exons ATGGAcagaggaggtagaagaggcgGAGGAATGGTAGGGCTGCTTCTGCTCCAGGCATTGAGCGAGTATGGCCGCCTCGACCGCAAGCCTCCCTTCACCGCAGGTCTTATCGCTGCTAATACACTTCTTTACCTACGCCCTAAATTTCTCGATCCAATTCTCCCAACCCTCAATCAAGTCTGGTTTAATCCCCACCTCATCGTCAAG AACAAGGATTTGAAGCGCCTTATTTTATCTGCATTGTACCACACTGGTGAACCGCATCTTGTATACAATATGTTATCCCTACTGTGGAAGGGAATACAGTTGGAGAGTGCAATGGGAAGTGTGGAGTTTGCAACAATGATTGCAGCTCTACTTGGTATGTCTCAAGGCATCACGTTACTGCTAGCCAAATTTCTTCTGCTCTTTGACTATGAGAGAGCCTACTACAATGAATATGCTGTGGGATTCTCTGGTGTGCTTTTTGCCATGAAAGTTGTTCTCTACTCTCAGTCAGATAGCTATACATATGTGCACGGACTCATGGTCCCTGCACGTTATGCTGCGTGGGCAGAACTTGCTCTCATTCAAATGTTGGTACCTGGAGTCTCATTTCTGGGTCATCTTGGGGGAATTCTTGCTGGAATCTCCTACTTATACCTTAGGAGTGCAAGATCTGGTGTTAACCCTTGTGTGAAGATAATGAGGGGTGTCACCCATCTGTTATGTTGGCCGTTAAGATTTCTGAACGGTATATGCTTGCGGCCTTCATCTGGCCGTGTGTTTGGAAGGGGAACTCTCCAAGGAGGCGAGACACCAGGTGTTTGGAGTTGTGAAGCATGTACATACGAGAACCCAAGCTTGTCAAGTGTCTGTGAGATGTGTGGGGCAGAAAGTAACGGTGATGGATTTACACCCACATCCTCATCCACATCCAGAAGTGAATCCATTTCGCTTGAGGAACTAAGACAGCGGAGAGTCCAGAGATTTGGTTGA
- the LOC121744056 gene encoding polygalacturonase-like, whose product MEQNHLIFLAIFALLVPLSAHAATFDIRQHGVQNGDITAALLKVWKLACNESTPAKVVIPKGEWTLKQALLVGPTKSPLELQVEGTVKALADPHQLPNKEGEWVTINYISGFTLSGGGTFDGNAKIAWTKNDCHKNKNCMKLPINLSFNFINNSIIKDITTKDSKNFHVNLISSRNVTFQRFRVSAPAESPNTDGLHIARGVGYNIIDSIIETGDDCVSMGDELSDVLIKNVRCGPGHGISIGSLGKNIQEKDVSRITIDNCTFINSDNGVRIKTWPSAPATLKITDLKFTNLNMVNVSNPIIIDQQYCPWNLCSLDKASLIQISKVKIENIKGTSFTQDVLIFSCSTSKPCQDVQIGNIDLRFTGDPTLGGATTKCQNVKYVSTGKQNPPLCAKSSAPKPLPK is encoded by the exons ATGGAGCAAAACCATCTCATCTTCCTCGCTATATTTGCTCTCCTTGTGCCGCTTTCGGCACACGCAGCCACCTTCGATATCCGCCAGCACGGAGTCCAGAACGGAGACATAACCGCT GCTCTGCTAAAAGTATGGAAGTTGGCGTGCAACGAGTCGACGCCGGCAAAGGTGGTGATACCTAAGGGTGAATGGACGCTGAAGCAGGCTCTTCTTGTTGGACCCACCAAGTCCCCCTTGGAACTTCAGGTGGAGGGCACTGTGAAAGCCTTAGCCGACCCTCACCAACTCCCCAACAAGGAGGGAGAATGGGTGACCATCAACTACATCAGCGGCTTTACTCTCTCTGGCGGCGGCACCTTCGACGGCAATGCCAAGATCGCCTGGACCAAGAACGACTGTCACAAGAACAAGAACTGCATGAAGCTCCCCATCAACCTCAGCTTCAACTTCATCAACAACTCCATCATTAAAGATATCACCACCAAAGACAGCAAGAACTTCCACGTCAACCTCATCTCCAGCAGAAACGTCACTTTCCAGCGCTTCAGGGTCTCTGCCCCTGCTGAGAGTCCCAACACTGACGGCCTCCACATCGCCCGAGGCGTCGGCTATAATATCATTGACTCTATCATCGAGACTGGCGATGACTGCGTCTCTATGGGGGACGAGCTCAGTGATGTCCTCATCAAGAACGTCAGGTGCGGCCCTGGCCACGGCATCAGTATCGGCAGTCTCGGGAAAAACATCCAGGAGAAGGATGTGAGCAGAATAACCATAGATAATTGCACCTTCATCAACAGCGACAATGGCGTTAGGATCAAGACATGGCCATCTGCCCCTGCCACCTTAAAAATCACCGATCTCAAATTCACCAATCTTAACATGGTCAATGTCAGCAATCCCATCATCATAGACCAACAATACTGCCCATGGAATTTGTGCTCCCTCGAT AAAGCTTCGCTGATCCAGATTAGTAAAGTGAAGATTGAGAATATTAAGGGCACAAGCTTTACTCAGGATGTGCTGATCTTTTCTTGCAGTACAAGTAAGCCATGTCAGGATGTGCAGATTGGAAACATTGATCTCAGGTTCACCGGAGATCCTACGCTAGGGGGAGCCACCACCAAGTGCCAGAACGTCAAGTACGTTTCCACTGGCAAGCAGAATCCTCCTCTCTGTGCCAAGAGCAGCGCCCCTAAACCTCTACCCAAGTAA
- the LOC121744728 gene encoding eukaryotic translation initiation factor 2 subunit gamma-like translates to MSRKGLMEQDLSKLDVTKLNPLSPEVISRQATINIGTIGHVAHGKSTVVKAISGVQTVRFKNELERNITIKLGYANAKIYKCEEDQCPRPVCYKAYGSGKEDSPMCDVPGFENCRMKLLRHVSFVDCPGHDILMATMLNGAAIMDGALLLIAANESCPQPQTSEHLAAVEIMRLQHIIILQNKVDLVQENVAINQHEAIQRFIQGTVADNAPVVPISAQLKYNIDVVCEYIVKKIPIPERNFISPPNMIVIRSFDVNKPGSEVDEIKGGVAGGSILKGVLKVNQFIEVRPGIVVKDENDNIRCTPIYSRIVSLYAEQNELQFAVPGGLIGVGTTMDPTLTRADRLVGQVLGEVGSLPEVYVELEVNFFLLRRLLGVRTKDTERQGKVTKLTKGEMLMLNIGSMSTGARVIAVKNVFAKLQLTSPVCTSKGEKIALSRRIDRHWRLIGWGQIQAGITLDVPPCPI, encoded by the exons ATGTCGAGGAAGGGCTTGATGGAGCAGGATTTAAGCAAGCTAGATGTAACAAAACTAAATCCACTATCACCTGAGGTTATTTCTCGCCAGGCCACCATCAACATTG GCACCATTGGTCATGTGGCTCATGGAAAGTCAACAGTTGTGAAGGCCATCTCTGGTGTCCAG ACTGTTCGTTTTAAAAATGAACTGGAACGTAATATTACTATCAAGCTTGGGTATGCCAATGCCAAGATATATAAGTGTGAAGAGGATCAATGCCCTCGGCCTGTGTGTTACAA GGCTTACGGGAGTGGAAAAGAAGATAGTCCAATGTGTGATGTCCCTGGGTTTGAGAACTGTAGGATGAAATTGCTTAGACATGTATCTTTTGTTGATTGTCCG GGTCATGACATTCTCATGGCTACAATGCTTAATGGAGCAGCAATTATGGATGGAGCATTACTTTTGATAGCTGCCAATGAAAGTTGTCCTCAACCTCAGACATCAGAACATTTAGCTGCTGTGGAAATCATGCGTCTCCAACATATCATAATACTTCAAAATAAGGTTGATCTTGTTCAGGAAAATGTCGCCATCAACCAGCATGAAGCCATTCAGAGGTTCATTCAG GGGACTGTTGCAGATAATGCGCCAGTGGTTCCAATTTCTGCTCAACTGAAGTATAACATTGATGTTGTATGCGAATATATCGTGAAAAAAATCCCAATCCCAGAGAGGAACTTCATATCGCCACCAAATATGATTGTGATCAGGTCTTTCGACGTCAATAAGCCTGGGTCTGAAGTTGATGAAATTAAAGGTGGTGTTGCTGGTGGCAGTATTCTTAAG GGTGTGTTGAAAGTAAATCAGTTTATTGAGGTCCGTCCTGGTATTGTTGTCAAAGATGAGAATGATAACATCAGGTGTACACCTATATACTCCAGGATAGTATCCTTGTACGCTGAGCAGAATGAATTGCAATTTGCTGTACCTGGAGGCCTTATTGGAGTTGGAACAACAATGGACCCCACACTTACTCGTGCTGATAGGTTGGTCGGCCAGGTTCTTGGAGAAGTTGGTTCTCTACCTGAAGTATATGTCGAGCTAGAG GTTAATTTCTTTCTGCTGAGACGGCTGCTGGGCGTCAGGACAAAGGACACAGAGAGGCAGGGTAAGGTGACAAAGCTGACAAAGGGAGAGATGCTAATGTTGAACATAGGATCAATGTCAACTGGAGCTCGTGTTATCGCTGTCAAGAATGTGTTTGCAAAGCTGCAGCTCACTTCACCTGTGTGCACCagtaaaggagaaaaaattgcTTTGAGTAGAAGAATTGATAGGCATTGGCGTCTGATTGGCTGGGGTCAAATTCAAGCTGGCATCACTCTTGATGTTCCACCCTGCCCCATTTAA